From one Streptomyces sp. N50 genomic stretch:
- a CDS encoding ADP-ribosylglycohydrolase family protein: MNSSPVSSCSRSERALGAVLGSAVGDALGAPFEFGPEGTFSARFPVAGQGGEMCGGGGWDPGEATDDTQMAVLVAESLLECDGLQLPDMFRRFTRWAAADPKDIGLQTEAVLTSGDPWDLAAALHFQSSQRGAGNGALMRAAPSAVYFARAGRDATMDAARRIAALTHGDRAAWEGTAVFHELVRVALEGGAPLVAVEETLQYVHPDHRERYGVVLAPDWHPDLATEFNGAVWPCLASAVWALRTTATYEDAVRAAIDLGGDTDTVAAVTGGLAGAVYGGAAIPERWVEALHVPLPGFGGRVLRVAELGELARRLDHGGAG; this comes from the coding sequence ATGAACTCCAGTCCGGTGAGCAGCTGTTCCCGGTCGGAACGCGCCCTGGGCGCCGTCCTCGGCTCCGCCGTCGGCGACGCTCTCGGCGCGCCCTTCGAGTTCGGTCCCGAAGGCACCTTCTCCGCCCGGTTTCCGGTGGCCGGTCAGGGCGGTGAGATGTGCGGAGGCGGCGGCTGGGACCCGGGCGAGGCGACCGACGACACGCAGATGGCCGTACTCGTCGCGGAGTCGCTGCTGGAGTGCGACGGGCTCCAACTCCCGGACATGTTCCGGCGGTTCACGCGATGGGCGGCCGCCGACCCGAAGGACATCGGCCTGCAGACCGAGGCCGTGCTGACCAGCGGTGACCCCTGGGACCTGGCCGCCGCCCTGCACTTCCAGTCGAGCCAACGGGGCGCCGGGAACGGTGCGTTGATGCGCGCTGCTCCGTCAGCCGTCTACTTCGCGCGCGCGGGACGCGACGCCACGATGGACGCCGCCCGCCGCATCGCCGCGCTCACCCACGGAGACCGCGCGGCCTGGGAAGGCACCGCCGTCTTCCATGAGTTGGTGCGCGTGGCGCTGGAGGGCGGCGCCCCGCTCGTCGCCGTCGAGGAGACCCTCCAGTACGTCCACCCCGACCACCGGGAGCGCTACGGCGTCGTCCTCGCCCCGGACTGGCACCCCGACCTGGCGACGGAGTTCAACGGCGCCGTCTGGCCCTGCCTCGCCTCCGCCGTGTGGGCCCTGCGGACCACGGCCACCTACGAGGACGCCGTACGCGCCGCGATCGACCTCGGCGGCGACACGGACACCGTCGCCGCCGTGACGGGCGGCCTCGCGGGGGCGGTGTACGGGGGCGCCGCGATCCCGGAGCGTTGGGTCGAGGCCCTGCATGTACCGCTGCCGGGGTTCGGTGGCCGGGTGCTGCGGGTGGCCGAACTCGGGGAACTGGCGCGGCGGTTGGACCACGGGGGCGCTGGCTGA
- a CDS encoding TetR/AcrR family transcriptional regulator, producing the protein MTTNADEPQTRQRRRTPAGAAVLREDVTEAIRAAVFEELAAVGYARMSIEGIARRAGVGKTAVYRRWRSKLHLVLDVVSAIAVMGLPTPDTGSLEGDLRMLYEVTSRALRHPVASQIIPDLQAEAARNPEIADAMQKALREGQEGVASKILAAAERRGELGPGMDEDLALDLISGPLYWRAVVIRSPKLPKGYLGALARATTEGLKAL; encoded by the coding sequence ATGACGACGAACGCCGACGAGCCCCAGACACGTCAGCGCCGCCGCACCCCCGCCGGGGCGGCCGTACTCCGCGAGGATGTGACCGAAGCCATTCGGGCGGCGGTCTTCGAGGAGTTGGCGGCGGTCGGGTATGCCCGGATGTCGATCGAGGGGATCGCGCGTCGCGCGGGGGTGGGCAAGACGGCGGTGTACCGCCGCTGGCGTTCGAAGCTGCACCTGGTGCTCGACGTCGTGTCGGCGATCGCGGTGATGGGACTGCCGACGCCGGACACCGGTTCGCTGGAGGGCGACCTCCGGATGCTGTACGAGGTGACGTCACGGGCGCTGCGGCACCCCGTCGCCTCGCAGATCATCCCCGACCTCCAGGCCGAGGCCGCCCGCAACCCCGAGATCGCCGACGCCATGCAGAAGGCGCTGCGCGAGGGCCAGGAGGGCGTGGCCAGCAAGATCCTCGCGGCGGCGGAACGGCGTGGCGAGCTCGGCCCCGGCATGGATGAGGACCTCGCCCTGGACCTGATCTCCGGCCCCCTGTACTGGCGTGCCGTGGTGATCCGCAGCCCGAAGCTGCCGAAGGGCTACCTGGGGGCGCTGGCCCGGGCGACGACGGAGGGGCTCAAGGCGTTGTAG